The following coding sequences lie in one Musa acuminata AAA Group cultivar baxijiao chromosome BXJ1-8, Cavendish_Baxijiao_AAA, whole genome shotgun sequence genomic window:
- the LOC135587711 gene encoding tRNA (cytosine(38)-C(5))-methyltransferase 2-like isoform X2 — MTVGAVPMEGNIQILTPLDLDKYEAHAWLLSPPCQPYTRQGLQKDSADARALSFIKILENMSHMMQPPLMLFVENVVGFETSNTHKHMMEVLAGIGFVTQEYILSPLQFGVPYSRPRYFCLAKRKPLSFRNPSCNNLILQTPSPFMPSKNNQSTDGSDGNDGNQEEFNSSCEPIINFLETHFVTGNQQEYMTFRFGTEIVSSPADDDGGGTYKNAWDIYSVAPSLIERWGNAMDVVFPESRRCCCFTKSYYRYVKGTGSLLATSGDINSRLEAPSLIELGLRFFTPREVANLHSFPAEFHFPSHTSLRQRYALLGNSMSVAVVAPLLQYLFSESTTSKIPTLSKDIC, encoded by the exons ATGACAGTTGGAGCTGTACCTATGGAG GGAAACATTCAAATTTTAACTCCTCTTGATTTAGACAAGTATGAAGCACATGCATGGCTCCTTTCTCCTCCATGTCAACCATACACTAGACAAG GTCTGCAGAAAGACTCAGCTGATGCTCGAGCATTGTCTTTCATCAAGATCCTTGAGAATATGTCACATATGATGCAGCCTCCACTCATGTTGTTTGTGGAGAATGTTGTTGGGTTTGAG ACTTCCAATACCCACAAGCATATGATGGAAGTGTTGGCTGGAATTGGTTTTGTCACACAGGAATATATTTTGAGCCCATTGCAGTTTGGAGTACCATATTCTAGGCCTCGGTACTTTTGCTTG GCAAAGAGAAAACCTTTGTCTTTTCGAAACCCATCCTGCAATAACTTAATACTACAGACACCCTCTCCCTTCATGCCATCAAAAAATAACCAGTCAACAGATGGGTCTGATGGCAATGATGGAAATCAGGAAGAATTCAACAGTTCTTGTGAGCCTATTATAAACTTTTTAGAGACACATTTTGTTACAGGAAATCAGCAAGAATACATGACATTTAGGTTTGGCACAGAGATTGTTTCCTCCCCGGCTGATG ATGATGGAGGTGGGACATACAAGAATGCTTGGGACATATACTCTGTTGCACCAAGTTTGATTGAGAGGTGGGGAAATGCCATGG ATGTAGTCTTCCCTGAGTCCAGGCGCTGCTGTTGTTTTACCAAGAGTTACTATCGTTATGTAAAGGGTACAGGCTCCTTATTGGCTACTTCTGGG GACattaactcaagacttgaagctcCCTCCTTGATAGAGCTTGGCCTTCGGTTCTTTACACCCCGAGAG GTTGCTAATTTGCATTCTTTTCCAGCGGAATTCCACTTTCCGTCACATACAAGCCTAAGGCAACG GTACGCCTTGTTGGGGAACAGTATGAGTGTTGCAGTCGTGGCTCCCTTGCTTCAGTACCTTTTCAGTGAATCTACAACATCGAAGATACCCACATTATCAAAAGATATTTGCTGA
- the LOC135587711 gene encoding tRNA (cytosine(38)-C(5))-methyltransferase 2-like isoform X1, producing the protein MEMQTETEMEVEEKICRCWRILEFYSGIGGMRYSLLRAGIRGRVVEAFDINNIANDVYEHNFGHRPFQGNIQILTPLDLDKYEAHAWLLSPPCQPYTRQGLQKDSADARALSFIKILENMSHMMQPPLMLFVENVVGFETSNTHKHMMEVLAGIGFVTQEYILSPLQFGVPYSRPRYFCLAKRKPLSFRNPSCNNLILQTPSPFMPSKNNQSTDGSDGNDGNQEEFNSSCEPIINFLETHFVTGNQQEYMTFRFGTEIVSSPADDDGGGTYKNAWDIYSVAPSLIERWGNAMDVVFPESRRCCCFTKSYYRYVKGTGSLLATSGDINSRLEAPSLIELGLRFFTPREVANLHSFPAEFHFPSHTSLRQRYALLGNSMSVAVVAPLLQYLFSESTTSKIPTLSKDIC; encoded by the exons ATGGAGATGCAGACGGAGACGGAGATGGAGGTGGAGGAAAAGATTTGTCGTTGTTGGAGGATCCTCGAATTCTACAGCGGCATTGGCGGAATG AGATACTCCCTGCTTCGGGCTGGGATTCGAGGACGCGTGGTGGAAGCGTTCGACATAAACAACATCGCCAACGATGTCTACGAGCACAACTTCGGCCATCGTCCTTTCCAG GGAAACATTCAAATTTTAACTCCTCTTGATTTAGACAAGTATGAAGCACATGCATGGCTCCTTTCTCCTCCATGTCAACCATACACTAGACAAG GTCTGCAGAAAGACTCAGCTGATGCTCGAGCATTGTCTTTCATCAAGATCCTTGAGAATATGTCACATATGATGCAGCCTCCACTCATGTTGTTTGTGGAGAATGTTGTTGGGTTTGAG ACTTCCAATACCCACAAGCATATGATGGAAGTGTTGGCTGGAATTGGTTTTGTCACACAGGAATATATTTTGAGCCCATTGCAGTTTGGAGTACCATATTCTAGGCCTCGGTACTTTTGCTTG GCAAAGAGAAAACCTTTGTCTTTTCGAAACCCATCCTGCAATAACTTAATACTACAGACACCCTCTCCCTTCATGCCATCAAAAAATAACCAGTCAACAGATGGGTCTGATGGCAATGATGGAAATCAGGAAGAATTCAACAGTTCTTGTGAGCCTATTATAAACTTTTTAGAGACACATTTTGTTACAGGAAATCAGCAAGAATACATGACATTTAGGTTTGGCACAGAGATTGTTTCCTCCCCGGCTGATG ATGATGGAGGTGGGACATACAAGAATGCTTGGGACATATACTCTGTTGCACCAAGTTTGATTGAGAGGTGGGGAAATGCCATGG ATGTAGTCTTCCCTGAGTCCAGGCGCTGCTGTTGTTTTACCAAGAGTTACTATCGTTATGTAAAGGGTACAGGCTCCTTATTGGCTACTTCTGGG GACattaactcaagacttgaagctcCCTCCTTGATAGAGCTTGGCCTTCGGTTCTTTACACCCCGAGAG GTTGCTAATTTGCATTCTTTTCCAGCGGAATTCCACTTTCCGTCACATACAAGCCTAAGGCAACG GTACGCCTTGTTGGGGAACAGTATGAGTGTTGCAGTCGTGGCTCCCTTGCTTCAGTACCTTTTCAGTGAATCTACAACATCGAAGATACCCACATTATCAAAAGATATTTGCTGA